A section of the Myxococcus virescens genome encodes:
- a CDS encoding complex I subunit 4 family protein, whose product MSFFDNHLLNLVVFLPLVFAALVALLPAGEHGQIRTITFIAMVVDLMFGVWAYMTYVPGGPEFQLEYRARWFDLFGTSYHIGVDGLAVSLLLLTVFLGPLVVLASTTYIKFRIKEFHLALLVLQTTMLGALVSLDVLLFYIFFEAMLIPMYLLVGVWGAEDRQMAAVKFFLYTLAGSLLMLVAVIAVYFISAPVGARSFDYASIYNGLLDANRQLSACTTAGTCDSLTGLAATLHTWGPWLFAAFAIAFAVKVPMWPLHTWLPDAHVQAPVAGSMILAGVTLKMGTFGFWRYAIPFFPVATQQARPFLATLAVIGIVYGALMCLAQRDIKKLIAYSSVSHLGYCMLGILAITAEGATGSAYQMLNHGVSTGALFLLFGYLYERRHSRLMADYGGIAKVMPVFTAAFVIITFSSIAVPGTNGFIGEFLVLLGTFKSDLGEAAGNPHLTAVFGAFATLGVILGAAYMLWMVQKVFFGGITHRENQHLTDMNLREGLTVLPFIVLVAVMGLQPQPFLDRLEPSTDRFLARARVGTPGAELQEDRLRVEVMSLPSRQVVAAPSAPVPLAAAPAVPSPRQ is encoded by the coding sequence ATGAGCTTCTTCGACAACCACCTGCTCAACCTCGTCGTCTTCCTGCCGCTGGTTTTCGCGGCGCTGGTGGCGCTGCTGCCGGCCGGCGAGCATGGTCAGATTCGCACCATCACGTTCATCGCCATGGTGGTGGACCTGATGTTCGGGGTCTGGGCCTACATGACGTACGTGCCGGGCGGGCCGGAGTTCCAGCTCGAGTACCGGGCGCGCTGGTTCGACCTGTTCGGCACCAGCTACCACATTGGCGTGGACGGCCTGGCCGTGAGCCTGCTGCTGCTCACCGTCTTCCTGGGGCCCCTCGTGGTGCTGGCGTCCACCACGTACATCAAGTTCCGCATCAAGGAGTTCCACCTGGCGCTGCTGGTGCTCCAGACGACGATGCTGGGCGCGCTGGTGTCGCTGGACGTGCTGCTCTTCTACATCTTCTTCGAGGCCATGCTCATCCCCATGTACCTCCTGGTGGGTGTGTGGGGCGCCGAGGACCGCCAGATGGCGGCGGTGAAGTTCTTCCTCTACACGCTGGCCGGCTCGCTGCTGATGCTGGTGGCCGTCATCGCCGTGTACTTCATCAGCGCGCCGGTGGGTGCCCGCTCCTTCGACTACGCGAGCATCTACAACGGCCTGCTGGACGCCAACCGTCAGCTCAGCGCCTGCACTACCGCGGGCACGTGCGACTCGCTCACGGGACTGGCCGCCACGCTGCACACCTGGGGTCCGTGGCTGTTCGCGGCGTTCGCCATCGCGTTCGCCGTCAAGGTCCCCATGTGGCCGCTGCACACCTGGTTGCCGGACGCGCACGTGCAGGCGCCGGTGGCTGGCTCCATGATTCTGGCCGGCGTCACCCTGAAGATGGGGACCTTCGGCTTCTGGCGCTACGCGATTCCCTTCTTCCCGGTGGCCACGCAGCAGGCGCGGCCCTTCCTGGCCACGCTGGCCGTCATCGGCATCGTGTACGGCGCGCTGATGTGCCTGGCGCAGCGGGACATCAAGAAGCTGATTGCGTACTCGTCGGTCAGCCACCTGGGCTACTGCATGCTGGGCATCCTGGCGATTACGGCCGAGGGCGCCACGGGCAGCGCGTACCAGATGCTCAACCACGGTGTGTCCACGGGCGCGCTGTTCCTCCTGTTCGGCTACCTGTACGAGCGGCGCCACTCGCGCCTGATGGCGGACTACGGCGGCATCGCGAAGGTGATGCCGGTGTTCACCGCGGCCTTCGTCATCATCACCTTCTCCTCCATCGCGGTGCCGGGCACCAACGGCTTCATCGGTGAGTTCCTGGTCCTGCTGGGCACCTTCAAGAGCGACCTGGGCGAGGCCGCGGGCAACCCGCACCTGACGGCGGTGTTCGGCGCCTTCGCCACGCTGGGCGTCATCCTGGGCGCCGCGTACATGCTGTGGATGGTCCAGAAGGTGTTCTTCGGTGGAATCACCCACCGGGAGAACCAACACCTGACGGACATGAACCTGCGCGAGGGCCTCACGGTGCTCCCCTTCATCGTCCTGGTCGCCGTGATGGGTCTGCAGCCGCAGCCCTTCCTGGACCGGCTGGAGCCGTCCACGGACCGCTTCCTGGCCCGCGCCCGCGTGGGCACGCCGGGGGCCGAGTTGCAGGAGGACCGGCTTCGGGTCGAGGTGATGTCCCTGCCATCCCGTCAGGTTGTCGCCGCGCCGTCCGCGCCCGTTCCGTTGGCCGCCGCCCCGGCCGTTCCCTCGCCGCGGCAGTAG
- the nuoE gene encoding complex I 24 kDa subunit family protein, which translates to MAEPLFTSEEQKKFDAGIAEIISHYPPDRKSAGMLPALRLLQEIKGWLPPEGLRLVAKHLEVTPERAMEVASFYVMYHLKKPGKYVIDVCTNLSCSLWGAEKMLAYLEEKLGLKAGEANEKFTLRETECLASCGTAPCLQINEDHHESLTQAKLDAILAKLS; encoded by the coding sequence AGAAGTTCGACGCGGGAATCGCGGAGATCATCTCCCACTACCCCCCGGATCGGAAAAGCGCGGGCATGCTCCCAGCGCTGCGTCTGCTCCAGGAAATCAAGGGATGGCTGCCCCCGGAAGGGTTGCGGCTGGTGGCGAAGCATCTGGAGGTCACTCCCGAGCGGGCCATGGAAGTGGCCAGCTTCTACGTGATGTACCACCTCAAGAAGCCGGGCAAGTACGTCATCGACGTCTGCACGAACCTGTCCTGCTCGCTGTGGGGCGCGGAGAAGATGCTCGCCTACCTGGAGGAGAAGCTGGGCCTCAAGGCAGGTGAAGCCAATGAGAAGTTCACCTTGCGAGAGACCGAGTGCCTGGCCTCGTGCGGTACTGCGCCCTGCCTGCAGATCAACGAGGATCACCACGAAAGCCTGACCCAGGCGAAGCTGGATGCCATCCTCGCCAAGTTGAGCTGA
- a CDS encoding NADH-quinone oxidoreductase subunit N, translated as MNLPNLSLADFLPLLPAIIMVVGASILLLSEVFLSTTASRAYQAVLTVVTAVAAGAMALTTMFEPPQEVMLGFGVMDPFSSFLTFVVCVGLALATLSSVSFLRKRGAERGEFYALMLFASAGMSLLAMSNELITLFVNIEVLSLSTYALTSYLRRGTRPSEAGFKYFILGAFSSAVLLYGAALLYGATGTTHLTAMAGPLSTAMSSQPGLVYAGIILVITGFAFKVAAVPFHMWTPDVYEGAPTPVTALMSVGVKAAAFAAMVRVFFMVGKGVDPQMLLGLFSVLAFLTMVAGNLLAIPQRNVKRMLAYSSIAHAGYLLVGVAALFVTGPGEQFRLLGASALTGGTPLDLARAEALRGILYYLLAYTFSAVGAFAIVSVLERREDEEKGTAWDLERFSGLAQRKPGWAFAMAAFMLSLGGIPPTIGFMSKLLIFQAAVDAGLIGLTIVGVLSSAVGIYYYLRVVVYMFMRPVPEGAQALEKSWSTELALVLSTAAVVILGIIPGPIMGWLEQASSIFGQ; from the coding sequence ATGAACCTGCCCAATCTCAGCCTGGCAGACTTCCTCCCGCTGCTGCCCGCCATCATCATGGTGGTGGGCGCCTCCATCCTGCTGCTGTCGGAGGTGTTCCTCTCCACGACGGCGTCGCGCGCGTACCAGGCGGTGCTCACCGTGGTGACGGCGGTGGCGGCCGGCGCCATGGCGCTGACGACGATGTTCGAGCCACCCCAGGAGGTGATGCTCGGCTTCGGCGTGATGGACCCCTTCTCCAGCTTCCTCACCTTCGTGGTGTGCGTGGGTCTGGCGCTGGCGACCCTGAGCTCGGTGAGCTTCCTGCGCAAGCGCGGCGCGGAGCGCGGTGAGTTCTACGCGCTGATGCTGTTCGCCTCGGCGGGCATGAGCCTGCTGGCGATGTCGAACGAGCTCATCACGCTCTTCGTCAACATCGAGGTCCTCTCCCTCTCCACCTACGCGCTGACGTCGTACCTGCGGCGTGGCACGCGGCCGAGCGAGGCGGGCTTCAAGTACTTCATCCTGGGCGCCTTCTCGTCCGCGGTGCTGCTCTACGGCGCGGCGCTGCTGTACGGCGCCACCGGCACCACCCACCTGACGGCCATGGCCGGTCCGCTGTCCACCGCCATGTCGTCGCAGCCGGGCCTAGTGTACGCGGGCATCATCCTGGTGATCACGGGCTTCGCCTTCAAGGTCGCCGCGGTGCCGTTCCACATGTGGACGCCGGACGTCTACGAGGGCGCGCCGACGCCGGTCACCGCGCTGATGAGCGTGGGCGTGAAGGCGGCCGCCTTCGCGGCGATGGTCCGCGTGTTCTTCATGGTGGGCAAGGGCGTGGACCCGCAGATGCTGCTGGGCCTGTTCTCCGTGCTGGCCTTCCTCACCATGGTGGCGGGCAACCTGCTGGCGATTCCGCAGCGCAACGTGAAGCGCATGCTGGCGTACTCGTCCATTGCCCACGCCGGCTACCTGCTGGTGGGCGTGGCCGCCCTCTTCGTCACCGGCCCGGGCGAGCAGTTCCGCCTGCTGGGTGCGTCCGCGCTGACGGGCGGCACCCCGCTGGACCTGGCCCGCGCGGAGGCGCTGCGCGGCATCCTCTACTACCTGCTGGCGTACACGTTCAGCGCAGTGGGCGCCTTCGCCATCGTCTCCGTCCTGGAGCGTCGCGAGGACGAGGAGAAGGGCACCGCCTGGGACCTGGAGCGCTTCAGCGGGCTGGCTCAGCGCAAGCCGGGCTGGGCCTTCGCGATGGCGGCCTTCATGCTGTCGCTGGGTGGCATCCCGCCCACCATCGGCTTCATGAGCAAGCTGCTCATCTTCCAGGCCGCCGTGGACGCGGGCCTCATCGGCCTCACCATCGTCGGCGTGCTCTCCAGCGCGGTGGGCATCTATTACTACCTGCGCGTGGTGGTCTACATGTTCATGCGGCCGGTGCCGGAGGGCGCGCAGGCGCTCGAGAAGAGCTGGTCCACCGAGCTGGCGCTGGTGCTGTCCACCGCGGCGGTCGTGATTCTGGGCATCATCCCCGGTCCCATCATGGGCTGGCTGGAGCAGGCCAGCAGCATCTTCGGCCAGTAG
- a CDS encoding sigma-54-dependent transcriptional regulator has product MTDANTPPTRGRLLVVDDQRNMRATTALLLRAENYTVFEAATGEEALAQLASGSIDLLLTDLKMEPMDGLTLLRRALEVAPRLQVIMMTAFGSIESAVEAMRLGAYDYVTKPFKESELRYRVERALERARLLRDVDNLTTDFNQRHGLSALVGRSAAMRELTTRLMRVAQSDATVLIQGESGTGKELVARALHAHSRRKARSFVPVNCAAISESLLESELFGHAKGAFTGAVKSRRGLFEEADGGTLFIDEVTETSPTFQSKLLRALQEGEVRRVGESTALRVDVRIVAATNRDIELEVRDKRFRQDLYYRLNVVALRVPPLRERLEDVPALAEHFLERANARSPNPKRLSAAAVSHLMSYGFPGNVRELENLVEQAAALAEGDELLPEDFPVRQGRMTPAHGTPSVAFLDGQGGALGRNASAGPTLAQVVEEAERHAITQALERHGVDLARVADELGVSSTTLWRKMKRLNLRPPSELARE; this is encoded by the coding sequence ATGACCGACGCGAACACTCCGCCGACCCGAGGACGGCTCCTCGTCGTGGACGACCAGCGCAACATGCGCGCCACCACCGCCCTGTTGCTCCGGGCGGAGAACTACACCGTCTTCGAGGCCGCCACCGGCGAGGAAGCCCTGGCCCAGCTCGCCAGCGGCAGCATCGACCTGCTGCTGACGGACCTGAAGATGGAGCCCATGGACGGGCTCACGCTCCTGCGGCGCGCGCTGGAGGTGGCACCCCGGCTCCAGGTCATCATGATGACGGCCTTCGGCTCCATCGAGAGCGCCGTGGAGGCCATGCGCCTGGGGGCCTACGACTATGTCACCAAGCCCTTCAAGGAGAGCGAGCTGCGCTACCGCGTGGAGCGCGCCCTGGAGCGCGCGCGCCTGCTGCGCGACGTGGACAACCTCACCACGGACTTCAACCAGCGCCACGGCCTGTCCGCCCTGGTGGGGCGCAGCGCCGCCATGCGCGAGCTCACCACGCGGCTGATGCGCGTGGCGCAGAGCGACGCCACCGTCCTCATCCAGGGCGAGAGCGGCACGGGCAAGGAGCTGGTGGCTCGCGCGCTCCATGCGCACAGCCGCCGAAAGGCCCGCTCCTTCGTTCCCGTCAACTGCGCGGCCATCAGCGAATCCCTGCTGGAGAGCGAGCTGTTCGGCCACGCCAAGGGCGCCTTCACCGGCGCGGTGAAGTCCCGCCGGGGCCTCTTCGAGGAGGCGGACGGCGGCACGCTCTTCATCGACGAGGTGACGGAGACCAGCCCCACCTTCCAGTCCAAGCTGCTGCGCGCGCTGCAAGAGGGCGAGGTCCGCCGCGTCGGTGAGTCCACCGCGCTGCGCGTGGACGTGCGCATCGTCGCCGCCACCAACCGGGACATCGAGCTGGAGGTGCGCGACAAGCGCTTCCGGCAGGACCTCTACTACCGCCTCAACGTGGTGGCCCTCCGCGTCCCGCCCCTTCGCGAGCGCCTGGAGGACGTGCCTGCGCTGGCGGAGCACTTCCTGGAGCGGGCCAATGCCCGCAGCCCCAATCCCAAGCGCCTTTCCGCCGCCGCGGTGTCTCACCTGATGAGCTACGGCTTCCCCGGCAACGTGCGCGAGCTGGAGAACCTGGTGGAGCAGGCCGCCGCGCTCGCGGAGGGCGATGAGCTGCTGCCCGAGGACTTCCCCGTGCGGCAGGGCCGCATGACGCCGGCCCATGGCACCCCTAGCGTCGCCTTCCTGGACGGGCAGGGCGGGGCGCTCGGGCGCAACGCCAGCGCCGGGCCCACGCTGGCCCAGGTGGTGGAAGAGGCGGAGCGCCACGCCATCACCCAGGCCCTGGAGCGGCACGGCGTGGACCTGGCGCGCGTCGCGGATGAGCTCGGCGTCTCCTCCACCACGCTCTGGCGGAAGATGAAGCGGCTCAACCTCCGACCTCCCAGTGAGCTGGCCCGGGAATAG
- the nuoF gene encoding NADH-quinone oxidoreductase subunit NuoF → MASTAKAIEPIISAAWGKPQSWTLDSYRKRGGYEALKKALQMEPAAIIDEVKKSNLRGRGGAGFPTGLKWSFVPKDSPKPKYLAVNGDESEPGTFKDRYILEDDPHMMLEGIAIASYALGVHTCYVYLRGEFKFPAERTQAAIDEAYKAGIFGKKVLGKDYELNCYLVRGAGAYICGEETALLESLEGKKGWPRLKPPFPAVVGLFGCPTVVNNVETLASVPAIFQQGAEAYAKLGTDKSGGTRLVCLSGTVNRPGVYEVSMFTTLSELIFDDKYGRGMPAGRKVKAVIPGGSSAPVLGADELDVAMEFEALKVKQTMAGSGGVIVMDDATCMVRSLWRVARFYAEESCGQCTPCREGTPWQTRLLRKIEEGRGEPGDIDMLSNVASSIAPYPPIGLGNTICALGDAAALPTHSFLMRFRDEFEAHIREHRCPFGDKPWGSFGDWS, encoded by the coding sequence ATGGCCTCTACGGCAAAGGCGATCGAACCGATCATCTCGGCGGCCTGGGGTAAGCCTCAGTCCTGGACCCTGGACAGCTACCGCAAGCGGGGGGGCTACGAGGCGCTGAAGAAGGCGCTCCAGATGGAGCCCGCCGCCATCATCGACGAGGTGAAGAAGTCGAACCTCCGCGGTCGCGGCGGCGCCGGCTTCCCCACGGGCCTCAAGTGGAGCTTCGTCCCCAAGGACAGCCCCAAGCCCAAGTACCTGGCGGTCAACGGCGACGAGTCCGAGCCGGGCACCTTCAAGGACCGCTACATCCTGGAAGACGACCCGCACATGATGCTGGAGGGCATCGCCATCGCGTCCTACGCGCTGGGCGTGCACACCTGCTACGTGTACCTGCGCGGCGAGTTCAAGTTCCCGGCGGAGCGCACGCAGGCGGCCATCGACGAGGCCTACAAGGCGGGCATCTTCGGCAAGAAGGTCCTGGGCAAGGACTACGAGCTGAACTGCTACCTGGTCCGCGGCGCGGGCGCGTACATCTGCGGCGAGGAGACGGCGCTGCTGGAGAGCCTGGAAGGCAAGAAGGGCTGGCCCCGCCTGAAGCCGCCCTTCCCCGCGGTGGTGGGCCTCTTCGGCTGCCCCACGGTGGTGAACAACGTGGAGACGCTGGCCAGCGTGCCCGCCATCTTCCAGCAGGGCGCGGAGGCCTACGCGAAGCTGGGCACCGACAAGTCGGGCGGCACGCGGCTCGTCTGCCTCTCCGGCACGGTGAACCGGCCGGGCGTGTACGAAGTGTCGATGTTCACCACCCTCTCCGAGCTCATCTTCGACGACAAGTACGGCCGGGGCATGCCCGCGGGCCGGAAGGTGAAGGCCGTGATTCCGGGCGGCTCCTCGGCGCCGGTGCTGGGCGCGGACGAGCTGGACGTGGCCATGGAGTTCGAGGCCCTCAAGGTGAAGCAGACCATGGCGGGCTCCGGCGGCGTCATCGTCATGGACGACGCCACCTGCATGGTGCGCAGCTTGTGGCGCGTGGCCCGCTTCTACGCGGAAGAGTCGTGCGGCCAGTGCACGCCGTGCCGTGAAGGCACGCCCTGGCAGACGCGCCTCTTGCGCAAGATCGAAGAGGGCCGCGGCGAGCCGGGCGACATCGACATGCTGTCCAACGTCGCGTCGTCGATCGCCCCCTACCCGCCCATCGGCCTGGGCAACACCATCTGCGCGCTCGGCGACGCGGCGGCGCTGCCCACGCACTCGTTCCTCATGCGGTTCCGGGACGAGTTCGAGGCTCACATCCGTGAGCACCGCTGCCCGTTCGGCGACAAGCCCTGGGGTTCGTTCGGAGACTGGTCTTGA
- the nuoL gene encoding NADH-quinone oxidoreductase subunit L, with product MTLVEFFRAAPVAPDILAPSLWLIIALPLLGAFICGVFGKMMGRANVQLVACAAVAGSFVLSLLAFWATSHHNPETGRLAAIFPNPFGIERDFVRYALAYDYGTWFSVGDVRVNIGLMVDHLSGILLLIITGVGFLIHLYSTSYMEHDAAYWRFFAYLNLFVAAMLTLVLADNLILLFVGWEGVGMASYLLIGFWYDDPAKAWAGRKAFVTNRIGDFAFLIGTFLLVLLVSAFTQQSNAADFNNAGTTAQHYTAALEQKGPVTFKGLEKMAEGLVDGSADKVDLSTPIEAGPLEGYTFGGVMTAAMLLFLLGAAGKSAQLPLYVWLPDAMAGPTPVSALIHAATMVTAGVYLFSRMSALLVLSPTAMATIAIIGALTSLLAALIAFAQDDIKKVLAYSTVSQLGIMFMGVGMGIFWAAVFHLMTHAFFKACLFLGAGSVMHGNGDETDIKKLGGLRKEMPWTWATFLVATLAITGIIPLSGFFSKDAILHGVHHNHLQGMEWVSSLVYYLGLLIAASTAFYMTRVYLLTFEGPRSKEARVAHAHESAWQMTLPLVVLAVLSVVAARYAFGIDFFNMTAQPVLDNFLSPVFSATKRITDASTLVALDTSRPQLVPDYLKAWAVALAGGGAAAFLYLRYFPSRVGQPDPAFIRAVRPLALNKFYVDELYELIVIRPVKFMSFLLFRVVDALVIDTVAVRGTAWVTARVGSALRYVQSGDAQAYAAVLAIALLGGMAYALIQVMQ from the coding sequence ATGACTCTCGTCGAATTCTTCCGGGCGGCACCCGTGGCGCCAGACATCCTGGCGCCCTCGCTCTGGCTCATCATCGCGCTGCCCCTGCTGGGCGCGTTCATCTGCGGTGTGTTCGGCAAGATGATGGGCCGGGCCAACGTCCAGCTCGTCGCCTGTGCGGCGGTGGCCGGCTCCTTCGTCCTGAGCCTGTTGGCCTTCTGGGCCACCAGCCATCACAACCCCGAGACGGGTCGGCTGGCGGCCATCTTCCCCAACCCGTTCGGCATCGAGCGGGACTTCGTGCGCTACGCGCTCGCGTACGACTACGGCACCTGGTTCTCGGTGGGCGACGTCCGGGTGAACATCGGGCTGATGGTGGACCATCTGTCCGGCATCCTGCTGCTCATCATCACCGGCGTCGGCTTCCTCATCCACCTGTACTCCACCAGCTACATGGAGCACGACGCCGCGTACTGGCGGTTCTTCGCGTACCTGAACCTGTTCGTCGCGGCGATGCTGACGCTGGTGCTGGCCGACAACCTGATCCTGCTCTTCGTGGGCTGGGAGGGCGTCGGCATGGCCAGCTACCTGCTCATCGGCTTCTGGTACGACGACCCGGCCAAGGCCTGGGCCGGGCGCAAGGCCTTCGTCACCAACCGCATCGGTGACTTCGCGTTCCTCATCGGCACCTTCCTGCTGGTGCTGCTGGTCTCCGCCTTCACCCAGCAGTCGAACGCGGCGGACTTCAACAACGCCGGCACCACCGCGCAGCACTACACGGCCGCGCTGGAGCAGAAGGGCCCGGTGACGTTCAAGGGCCTGGAGAAGATGGCCGAGGGCCTGGTGGACGGCTCCGCGGACAAGGTCGACCTGAGCACCCCCATCGAGGCGGGCCCGCTGGAGGGCTACACCTTCGGCGGCGTGATGACGGCGGCCATGCTGCTGTTCCTCCTGGGCGCCGCGGGCAAGAGCGCGCAGCTGCCCCTCTACGTCTGGCTGCCGGACGCCATGGCCGGCCCGACGCCGGTCTCCGCCCTCATCCACGCCGCGACGATGGTGACCGCCGGCGTCTACCTGTTCAGCCGCATGTCCGCGCTGCTGGTGCTGAGCCCCACCGCCATGGCGACCATCGCCATCATCGGCGCGCTCACCTCGCTGCTGGCGGCGCTCATCGCCTTCGCGCAGGACGACATCAAGAAGGTGCTCGCCTACTCCACGGTGTCCCAGCTGGGCATCATGTTCATGGGCGTGGGCATGGGCATCTTCTGGGCGGCGGTGTTCCACCTGATGACGCACGCCTTCTTCAAGGCCTGCCTCTTCCTCGGCGCCGGCAGCGTGATGCACGGCAACGGCGACGAGACGGACATCAAGAAGCTGGGTGGCCTGCGCAAGGAGATGCCCTGGACCTGGGCCACCTTCCTGGTCGCCACCCTGGCCATCACCGGCATCATCCCGCTGTCCGGCTTCTTCTCGAAGGACGCCATCCTGCACGGCGTGCACCACAACCACCTGCAGGGCATGGAGTGGGTGTCCAGCCTCGTCTACTACCTGGGCCTGCTCATCGCGGCGTCCACCGCGTTCTACATGACGCGCGTGTACCTGCTCACCTTCGAGGGTCCCCGCTCGAAGGAGGCCCGAGTGGCCCACGCCCATGAGAGCGCCTGGCAGATGACCCTGCCGCTGGTGGTGCTGGCGGTCCTGAGCGTGGTCGCCGCGCGGTACGCGTTCGGCATCGACTTCTTCAACATGACGGCGCAGCCGGTGCTCGACAACTTCCTGAGCCCGGTGTTCAGCGCGACCAAGCGCATCACCGACGCCAGCACGCTGGTGGCGCTGGACACCAGCCGCCCGCAGCTGGTGCCGGACTACCTCAAGGCCTGGGCCGTGGCCCTGGCGGGTGGCGGCGCGGCGGCCTTCCTCTACCTGCGCTACTTCCCTTCGCGCGTGGGTCAGCCGGATCCCGCCTTCATCCGCGCGGTGCGCCCCCTGGCGCTCAACAAGTTCTACGTGGACGAGCTCTATGAGCTGATTGTCATCCGTCCCGTGAAGTTCATGAGCTTCCTCCTCTTCCGCGTCGTGGACGCGCTCGTCATCGACACCGTGGCGGTCCGCGGCACGGCGTGGGTGACGGCGCGCGTGGGCAGTGCGCTCCGCTACGTGCAGTCGGGCGATGCCCAGGCCTACGCCGCTGTGCTGGCCATCGCCCTGCTGGGCGGGATGGCCTACGCCCTCATCCAGGTGATGCAATGA
- a CDS encoding GNAT family N-acetyltransferase: MGSSESQWVLRPGRLEDHAVFARLFLELGVDEPPPPEPVWAAEIAQRSLFAEGPQGVGAYAVTSVLGDFGYVRQLVVAPFARGQGLGRRMMTHLAGHFRAQGCTRWVLNVKRDNTPALELYTSLGMRPAREATTLRVTRAHLAALPLASPDGAVVPVSLEDCGALTEAFGMIPGKLAASAASDSHRLLGLIDPQVPARRWLGMMDLRPGPSLFPFFAVSPGHARTLLEEAFSRLEEGVSALNVTVVDDAPLVHLLREAGAQMRLETLELRGSLVDAAP; this comes from the coding sequence GTGGGTTCCTCTGAATCTCAGTGGGTGCTGCGTCCCGGTCGGCTGGAAGACCACGCTGTCTTTGCCCGGCTGTTTCTTGAACTCGGGGTGGATGAGCCCCCGCCGCCAGAGCCCGTGTGGGCGGCGGAAATCGCTCAGCGCTCCCTGTTCGCCGAAGGTCCCCAGGGTGTGGGCGCCTACGCCGTGACGAGCGTCCTGGGGGACTTCGGGTACGTGAGGCAATTGGTGGTGGCGCCGTTCGCCCGGGGGCAGGGACTGGGGCGGAGGATGATGACGCACCTGGCCGGGCACTTTCGCGCACAAGGGTGCACCCGCTGGGTCCTCAACGTGAAGCGGGACAACACGCCCGCGCTCGAGCTCTACACCTCGCTGGGAATGCGGCCGGCGCGCGAGGCCACCACGTTGCGGGTGACGCGGGCCCACCTGGCGGCGCTCCCCCTCGCGTCACCGGACGGGGCCGTGGTCCCGGTGTCGCTAGAGGACTGTGGCGCGCTGACGGAGGCCTTCGGGATGATTCCCGGCAAGCTGGCGGCCTCCGCGGCCAGTGACTCGCACCGGCTGCTGGGGCTCATCGACCCTCAAGTCCCTGCGCGCCGGTGGTTGGGGATGATGGACCTGCGCCCCGGTCCTAGCTTGTTTCCCTTCTTCGCGGTGTCTCCCGGGCATGCGCGGACACTGCTCGAAGAGGCCTTCAGCCGGCTGGAGGAGGGCGTGTCCGCGCTGAATGTCACGGTGGTGGATGACGCGCCCCTGGTGCACCTGCTCCGCGAAGCGGGAGCGCAGATGCGCCTCGAGACGCTGGAGCTTCGCGGCTCACTGGTGGACGCGGCGCCCTGA
- the nuoK gene encoding NADH-quinone oxidoreductase subunit NuoK: protein MVPITYYLLLAAALFCMGMFGVLVRRNALVVFMSVELMLNAANLTFVAFARMRGDDLGHVSAFFVIAVAAAEAAIGLAIVIAVFRSRGSILLEDLRTMKH from the coding sequence ATGGTTCCCATCACCTACTATCTCCTGCTTGCCGCCGCCCTGTTCTGCATGGGCATGTTCGGCGTGCTCGTTCGCCGCAACGCGCTGGTCGTCTTCATGAGCGTGGAGCTGATGCTCAACGCGGCCAACCTCACGTTCGTGGCCTTCGCGCGCATGCGCGGTGACGACCTCGGCCACGTGTCCGCCTTCTTCGTCATCGCGGTGGCGGCGGCGGAAGCCGCCATCGGTCTGGCCATCGTCATCGCCGTCTTCCGGAGCCGGGGCAGCATCCTGCTGGAAGACCTCCGGACGATGAAGCACTGA
- a CDS encoding NADH-quinone oxidoreductase subunit J family protein, producing the protein MNIELILFGAFALLTLLSAGTVIFARSPINSAMALVSTFFFMAGIYVLLWAHTVAVMQVLVYAGAIMVLFLFVIMLLNLGESSTRGKPTVARVAGGTATVGLFVVLAIVLLKLPAEPATLSTGAQASFGTIATMGQVIFTQWLFPFEAVSLLLLVAMVGAVVVAKSRI; encoded by the coding sequence TTGAACATCGAGCTCATCCTCTTCGGGGCGTTCGCGCTCCTGACGCTGCTGTCGGCTGGAACAGTCATCTTCGCGCGCAGCCCCATCAATTCGGCCATGGCGCTGGTGTCCACGTTCTTCTTCATGGCCGGCATCTACGTGCTGCTGTGGGCGCACACGGTGGCCGTCATGCAGGTGCTCGTGTACGCGGGCGCCATCATGGTGCTCTTCCTGTTCGTCATCATGCTGCTCAACCTGGGAGAGTCGTCCACGCGCGGCAAGCCCACGGTGGCCCGCGTCGCGGGCGGCACGGCGACGGTGGGCCTGTTCGTGGTCCTGGCTATCGTCCTGCTGAAGCTGCCCGCCGAGCCGGCCACGCTGAGCACGGGAGCCCAGGCCTCCTTCGGCACCATCGCCACCATGGGTCAGGTCATCTTCACCCAGTGGCTGTTCCCTTTCGAAGCTGTGAGCTTGCTGCTGCTGGTGGCCATGGTGGGCGCAGTCGTCGTGGCCAAGTCGCGGATCTGA